One window from the genome of Chloroflexaceae bacterium encodes:
- the trpA gene encoding tryptophan synthase subunit alpha — MSRIAQTFARLRAEGRIALMPFLTVGFPERDSALELVPAMEAAGASIFELGVPFSDPLADGATIQRANQRALANGITLADCLRAVAALRDRGVQAPLLLMGYYNPLLRYGLERASRDLAAAGGDGWIVPDAPPEESAELRAAARSHGLDTIMFVAPTTPEERVAAICAEASGFIYVVSLTGVTGARHSLAANLGEVITRVRRHSDLPLVVGFGISNASHVAEVARLADGAIVGSALIAHLERLPPDQAAGGAAAFVRELLTSQR; from the coding sequence ATGAGCCGTATCGCCCAGACCTTCGCCCGCCTGCGCGCCGAGGGACGTATCGCGCTGATGCCCTTCCTCACCGTCGGCTTCCCCGAACGGGACAGCGCCCTCGAACTCGTGCCAGCGATGGAAGCCGCTGGCGCGAGCATCTTTGAACTGGGCGTTCCGTTCTCAGATCCGCTCGCCGATGGGGCCACCATCCAGCGCGCGAATCAGCGCGCCCTCGCCAACGGCATTACGCTGGCGGATTGCCTGCGCGCCGTGGCCGCACTCCGCGACCGGGGCGTGCAGGCGCCGCTCCTGTTGATGGGCTACTACAACCCGCTGCTGCGCTACGGACTCGAACGTGCTTCCCGCGACCTGGCCGCCGCGGGCGGCGACGGCTGGATCGTCCCCGACGCGCCCCCCGAAGAGTCGGCCGAACTGCGCGCCGCCGCGCGCTCCCATGGGCTGGATACGATTATGTTCGTGGCCCCGACAACCCCGGAGGAGCGTGTCGCGGCGATCTGCGCTGAGGCCAGCGGCTTCATTTACGTTGTCTCCCTCACCGGGGTCACCGGCGCGCGCCACAGCCTGGCGGCCAACCTCGGCGAGGTGATCACCCGCGTCCGCCGCCATAGCGATCTGCCGCTCGTCGTAGGCTTCGGCATCAGCAATGCCAGCCACGTTGCCGAAGTGGCGCGTCTGGCAGACGGCGCGATCGTCGGCAGCGCGTTGATCGCCCACCTGGAGCGTCTGCCGCCTGACCAGGCGGCAGGCGGAGCGGCCGCGTTTGTGCGCGAGTTGCTGACATCGCAGCGCTGA